One Ignavibacterium album JCM 16511 genomic region harbors:
- a CDS encoding class I SAM-dependent methyltransferase, with amino-acid sequence MHYDPIKNVFASVIRKIPFLRVVFYKILDLMFLRSWYVRRELKQLRKNFRDKKIKILDAGTGYGQYAYFMAKHLSPCEIKAVDIKEDWIFDCKEFFNQRKISNVRFEIEDLTKLNYTDEFDLIVCVDVMEHIPDDVKVFENFYTALNENGYLLINTPSIFGGSDVHDEDEESFIGEHARVGYSKEELESKLHLLGFSTYKSQYTYGFWGDKAWRLGIKYPMILLNLSKIFFIALPVYYLITFPFTFLMMYLDFISRNNIGSGINFIAKK; translated from the coding sequence ATGCACTACGATCCTATCAAAAATGTATTTGCATCTGTAATCAGAAAAATTCCTTTTTTAAGAGTAGTTTTTTATAAAATTCTTGATCTGATGTTTCTGCGCTCCTGGTATGTGAGAAGAGAGTTAAAACAATTACGAAAAAATTTTAGAGATAAGAAAATAAAAATTCTTGATGCCGGAACAGGATATGGACAATATGCATACTTTATGGCAAAACATCTCTCGCCTTGTGAAATCAAAGCTGTGGATATAAAAGAAGATTGGATTTTTGATTGCAAAGAATTTTTTAATCAAAGAAAAATTTCTAATGTCCGTTTTGAAATTGAAGACCTTACAAAGCTTAATTATACAGATGAATTTGATTTGATTGTATGTGTTGATGTGATGGAACATATTCCTGATGATGTAAAAGTATTTGAGAACTTTTATACTGCATTGAATGAGAATGGTTATTTGTTGATAAATACTCCTTCAATATTTGGTGGTAGTGATGTCCACGATGAAGATGAAGAAAGTTTCATTGGCGAACACGCAAGAGTTGGTTATTCAAAAGAAGAATTAGAATCAAAACTTCATCTGTTAGGTTTCAGCACTTACAAGTCACAATACACTTATGGTTTTTGGGGCGACAAAGCCTGGCGATTGGGAATAAAATATCCGATGATTCTATTAAACTTAAGTAAGATATTTTTTATAGCACTTCCGGTTTATTATTTAATTACTTTTCCTTTTACTTTTTTAATGATGTATCTGGATTTCATAAGCCGAAATAACATCGGTTCAGGAATTAATTTTATAGCAAAGAAATAA